The Equus caballus isolate H_3958 breed thoroughbred chromosome 22, TB-T2T, whole genome shotgun sequence genome window below encodes:
- the ARFGAP1 gene encoding ADP-ribosylation factor GTPase-activating protein 1 isoform X18 has translation MKTIFVRSVTMDKWKDIELEKMKAGGNAKFREFLESQEDYDPCWSLQDKYSSRAAALFRDKVATLAEGREWSLESSPAQNWTPPQPKTLPSTAHRASGQPQNSTSSSDKAFEDWLNDDLGSYQGATENRYVGFGNTVPPPKREDDFLNSAMSSLYSGWSSFTMGASKFASAAKEGATKFGSQASQKASELGHSLNESVLRPAQEKVKEGKIFDDVSSGVSQLASKGVGSRGWRDVTTFFSGRAEDPSDRPPEGQSYQNSGGDNCQNSSIDQSFWETFGSADPSRAHRSPSSDSWTCADASAEKRSSDSWDVWGSGSASNNKNSDHSDGGEAWAGGGESRAKTAKKVAPPPTALVDEGWDNQDW, from the exons ATGAAAACAAT CTTCGTGCGCTCTGTTACTATGGACAAGTGGAAGGACATTGAGCTCGAGAAGATGAAGGCCGGAGGGAATGCAAAGTTCCGAGAGTTCCTGGAGTCTCAGGAGGACTACGACCCTTGCTGGTCCCTGCAGGATAAGTACAGCAGCAGGGCCGCCGCCCTCTTCAGGGACAAG GTAGCCACTCTGGCCGAAGGTAGAGAATGGTCTCTGGAGTCATCGCCTGCCCAGAACTGGACTCCACCCCAGCCCAAGACGCTGCCGTCCACCGCCCACCG AGCCTCTGGCCAGCCGCAGAACTCAACCTCCTCTTCAGACAAGGCTTTTGAAGACTGGCTGAACGACGACCTCGGCTCCTACCAAGG GGCCACGGAGAACCGCTACGTGGGGTTTGGGAACACAGTGCCGCCTCCGAAGAGAGAAGACGACTTCCTCAACAGTGCCATGTCGTCCCTGTACTCG GGCTGGAGCAGTTTCACCATGGGAGCGAGCAAGTTTGCTTCAGCAGCTAAGGAGGGC gCCACAAAATTTGGATCCCAAGCAAGTCAAAAG GCTTCCGAGTTGGGCCACAGTCTAAACGAGAGCGTCCTGAGACCCGCCCAGGAGAAG GTGAAGGAGGGAAAGATTTTTGATGATGTGTCCAGTGGGGTCTCTCAGTTGGCGTCTAAG GGAGTTGGCAGTAGGGGATGGCGGGATGTGACcacttttttttctgggagaGCGGAGGACCCCTCGGACAG ACCCCCGGAGGGCCAGAGCTACCAGAACAGTGGTGGGGACAACTGCCAGAACAGCTCCATCGACCAGAGCTTCTGGGAGACCTTCGGGAGTGCCGACCCCTCCAGGGCGCACAGGTCCCCGAGCAGCGACAGCTGGACGTGCGCTGACGCCTCGGCCGAGAAGAGGAGCTCGGACAGCTGGGACGTGTGGGGCTCAGGCTCCGCATCCAACAACAAGAACAGCGACCACAGCGACGGTGGGGAGGCCTGGGCGGGTGGCGGGGAGAGCAGAGCCAAGACCGCCAAGAAGGTGGCGCCGCCACCAACAGCGCTGGTGGACGAGGGCTGGGACAACCAGGACTGGTAG
- the ARFGAP1 gene encoding ADP-ribosylation factor GTPase-activating protein 1 isoform X15, protein MKTIFVRSVTMDKWKDIELEKMKAGGNAKFREFLESQEDYDPCWSLQDKYSSRAAALFRDKVATLAEGREWSLESSPAQNWTPPQPKTLPSTAHRASGQPQNSTSSSDKAFEDWLNDDLGSYQGATENRYVGFGNTVPPPKREDDFLNSAMSSLYSGWSSFTMGASKFASAAKEGATKFGSQASQKFWGPKQQPELASELGHSLNESVLRPAQEKVKEGKIFDDVSSGVSQLASKVQGVGSRGWRDVTTFFSGRAEDPSDRPPEGQSYQNSGGDNCQNSSIDQSFWETFGSADPSRAHRSPSSDSWTCADASAEKRSSDSWDVWGSGSASNNKNSDHSDGGEAWAGGGESRAKTAKKVAPPPTALVDEGWDNQDW, encoded by the exons ATGAAAACAAT CTTCGTGCGCTCTGTTACTATGGACAAGTGGAAGGACATTGAGCTCGAGAAGATGAAGGCCGGAGGGAATGCAAAGTTCCGAGAGTTCCTGGAGTCTCAGGAGGACTACGACCCTTGCTGGTCCCTGCAGGATAAGTACAGCAGCAGGGCCGCCGCCCTCTTCAGGGACAAG GTAGCCACTCTGGCCGAAGGTAGAGAATGGTCTCTGGAGTCATCGCCTGCCCAGAACTGGACTCCACCCCAGCCCAAGACGCTGCCGTCCACCGCCCACCG AGCCTCTGGCCAGCCGCAGAACTCAACCTCCTCTTCAGACAAGGCTTTTGAAGACTGGCTGAACGACGACCTCGGCTCCTACCAAGG GGCCACGGAGAACCGCTACGTGGGGTTTGGGAACACAGTGCCGCCTCCGAAGAGAGAAGACGACTTCCTCAACAGTGCCATGTCGTCCCTGTACTCG GGCTGGAGCAGTTTCACCATGGGAGCGAGCAAGTTTGCTTCAGCAGCTAAGGAGGGC gCCACAAAATTTGGATCCCAAGCAAGTCAAAAG TTTTGGGGTCCCAAGCAGCAGCCGGAGCTG GCTTCCGAGTTGGGCCACAGTCTAAACGAGAGCGTCCTGAGACCCGCCCAGGAGAAG GTGAAGGAGGGAAAGATTTTTGATGATGTGTCCAGTGGGGTCTCTCAGTTGGCGTCTAAG GTCCAGGGAGTTGGCAGTAGGGGATGGCGGGATGTGACcacttttttttctgggagaGCGGAGGACCCCTCGGACAG ACCCCCGGAGGGCCAGAGCTACCAGAACAGTGGTGGGGACAACTGCCAGAACAGCTCCATCGACCAGAGCTTCTGGGAGACCTTCGGGAGTGCCGACCCCTCCAGGGCGCACAGGTCCCCGAGCAGCGACAGCTGGACGTGCGCTGACGCCTCGGCCGAGAAGAGGAGCTCGGACAGCTGGGACGTGTGGGGCTCAGGCTCCGCATCCAACAACAAGAACAGCGACCACAGCGACGGTGGGGAGGCCTGGGCGGGTGGCGGGGAGAGCAGAGCCAAGACCGCCAAGAAGGTGGCGCCGCCACCAACAGCGCTGGTGGACGAGGGCTGGGACAACCAGGACTGGTAG
- the ARFGAP1 gene encoding ADP-ribosylation factor GTPase-activating protein 1 isoform X17, which yields MKTIFVRSVTMDKWKDIELEKMKAGGNAKFREFLESQEDYDPCWSLQDKYSSRAAALFRDKVATLAEGREWSLESSPAQNWTPPQPKTLPSTAHRASGQPQNSTSSSDKAFEDWLNDDLGSYQGATENRYVGFGNTVPPPKREDDFLNSAMSSLYSGWSSFTMGASKFASAAKEGATKFGSQASQKASELGHSLNESVLRPAQEKVKEGKIFDDVSSGVSQLASKVQGVGSRGWRDVTTFFSGRAEDPSDRPPEGQSYQNSGGDNCQNSSIDQSFWETFGSADPSRAHRSPSSDSWTCADASAEKRSSDSWDVWGSGSASNNKNSDHSDGGEAWAGGGESRAKTAKKVAPPPTALVDEGWDNQDW from the exons ATGAAAACAAT CTTCGTGCGCTCTGTTACTATGGACAAGTGGAAGGACATTGAGCTCGAGAAGATGAAGGCCGGAGGGAATGCAAAGTTCCGAGAGTTCCTGGAGTCTCAGGAGGACTACGACCCTTGCTGGTCCCTGCAGGATAAGTACAGCAGCAGGGCCGCCGCCCTCTTCAGGGACAAG GTAGCCACTCTGGCCGAAGGTAGAGAATGGTCTCTGGAGTCATCGCCTGCCCAGAACTGGACTCCACCCCAGCCCAAGACGCTGCCGTCCACCGCCCACCG AGCCTCTGGCCAGCCGCAGAACTCAACCTCCTCTTCAGACAAGGCTTTTGAAGACTGGCTGAACGACGACCTCGGCTCCTACCAAGG GGCCACGGAGAACCGCTACGTGGGGTTTGGGAACACAGTGCCGCCTCCGAAGAGAGAAGACGACTTCCTCAACAGTGCCATGTCGTCCCTGTACTCG GGCTGGAGCAGTTTCACCATGGGAGCGAGCAAGTTTGCTTCAGCAGCTAAGGAGGGC gCCACAAAATTTGGATCCCAAGCAAGTCAAAAG GCTTCCGAGTTGGGCCACAGTCTAAACGAGAGCGTCCTGAGACCCGCCCAGGAGAAG GTGAAGGAGGGAAAGATTTTTGATGATGTGTCCAGTGGGGTCTCTCAGTTGGCGTCTAAG GTCCAGGGAGTTGGCAGTAGGGGATGGCGGGATGTGACcacttttttttctgggagaGCGGAGGACCCCTCGGACAG ACCCCCGGAGGGCCAGAGCTACCAGAACAGTGGTGGGGACAACTGCCAGAACAGCTCCATCGACCAGAGCTTCTGGGAGACCTTCGGGAGTGCCGACCCCTCCAGGGCGCACAGGTCCCCGAGCAGCGACAGCTGGACGTGCGCTGACGCCTCGGCCGAGAAGAGGAGCTCGGACAGCTGGGACGTGTGGGGCTCAGGCTCCGCATCCAACAACAAGAACAGCGACCACAGCGACGGTGGGGAGGCCTGGGCGGGTGGCGGGGAGAGCAGAGCCAAGACCGCCAAGAAGGTGGCGCCGCCACCAACAGCGCTGGTGGACGAGGGCTGGGACAACCAGGACTGGTAG
- the ARFGAP1 gene encoding ADP-ribosylation factor GTPase-activating protein 1 isoform X21, translating to MKTIFVRSVTMDKWKDIELEKMKAGGNAKFREFLESQEDYDPCWSLQDKYSSRAAALFRDKVATLAEGREWSLESSPAQNWTPPQPKTLPSTAHRASGQPQNSTSSSDKAFEDWLNDDLGSYQGATENRYVGFGNTVPPPKREDDFLNSAMSSLYSGWSSFTMGASKFASAAKEGATKFGSQASQKASELGHSLNESVLRPAQEKGVGSRGWRDVTTFFSGRAEDPSDRPPEGQSYQNSGGDNCQNSSIDQSFWETFGSADPSRAHRSPSSDSWTCADASAEKRSSDSWDVWGSGSASNNKNSDHSDGGEAWAGGGESRAKTAKKVAPPPTALVDEGWDNQDW from the exons ATGAAAACAAT CTTCGTGCGCTCTGTTACTATGGACAAGTGGAAGGACATTGAGCTCGAGAAGATGAAGGCCGGAGGGAATGCAAAGTTCCGAGAGTTCCTGGAGTCTCAGGAGGACTACGACCCTTGCTGGTCCCTGCAGGATAAGTACAGCAGCAGGGCCGCCGCCCTCTTCAGGGACAAG GTAGCCACTCTGGCCGAAGGTAGAGAATGGTCTCTGGAGTCATCGCCTGCCCAGAACTGGACTCCACCCCAGCCCAAGACGCTGCCGTCCACCGCCCACCG AGCCTCTGGCCAGCCGCAGAACTCAACCTCCTCTTCAGACAAGGCTTTTGAAGACTGGCTGAACGACGACCTCGGCTCCTACCAAGG GGCCACGGAGAACCGCTACGTGGGGTTTGGGAACACAGTGCCGCCTCCGAAGAGAGAAGACGACTTCCTCAACAGTGCCATGTCGTCCCTGTACTCG GGCTGGAGCAGTTTCACCATGGGAGCGAGCAAGTTTGCTTCAGCAGCTAAGGAGGGC gCCACAAAATTTGGATCCCAAGCAAGTCAAAAG GCTTCCGAGTTGGGCCACAGTCTAAACGAGAGCGTCCTGAGACCCGCCCAGGAGAAG GGAGTTGGCAGTAGGGGATGGCGGGATGTGACcacttttttttctgggagaGCGGAGGACCCCTCGGACAG ACCCCCGGAGGGCCAGAGCTACCAGAACAGTGGTGGGGACAACTGCCAGAACAGCTCCATCGACCAGAGCTTCTGGGAGACCTTCGGGAGTGCCGACCCCTCCAGGGCGCACAGGTCCCCGAGCAGCGACAGCTGGACGTGCGCTGACGCCTCGGCCGAGAAGAGGAGCTCGGACAGCTGGGACGTGTGGGGCTCAGGCTCCGCATCCAACAACAAGAACAGCGACCACAGCGACGGTGGGGAGGCCTGGGCGGGTGGCGGGGAGAGCAGAGCCAAGACCGCCAAGAAGGTGGCGCCGCCACCAACAGCGCTGGTGGACGAGGGCTGGGACAACCAGGACTGGTAG